CGGTGAATATTTTCGGCAGAGCGGACAACAGCCGGCGCCGGCTCACCTGATTCAAGATCACCACATCGAGCAGGCCATCGTCAATTTTCGCCTCCGGCGCCATGAGCATGTCTCCACCGGTTTTTCGCGAATTGCATATCTCGACAAAAATGTTGTTCCGCTGATAAGCGATGCCGTCGATTTCAAAATCCAGAGCATAGGACTGCAGGCGTCTGGTGATCAGGAACACGCCGATGACATAATTGAGCGCGCCCCATCTACGATAGCTGTACGCTTTTTTCGCCACGTCTGCGACAAAACCAAAGCCGAGGATATTGATAAACACGAACGATCGATCGCCGCAGACGCAGTGTCCCAGATCCACCGGCCGGGTTCGGGCCTGAACGATTTTTTCCACCGCGTCGGCATGGGTTTTGATGGCCAGGTCCCGGGAGAAAGAGTTGCCCGTGCCTG
The genomic region above belongs to bacterium and contains:
- a CDS encoding diacylglycerol kinase family lipid kinase; protein product: MKLLMLTNPMAGRRQGRTVAEKSLALFEHSGLSVHNLYSEYPGHLMELAKREVNKEWDGIIALGGDGTLFEVINGMMQGNPKLPLPLGVLPAGTGNSFSRDLAIKTHADAVEKIVQARTRPVDLGHCVCGDRSFVFINILGFGFVADVAKKAYSYRRWGALNYVIGVFLITRRLQSYALDFEIDGIAYQRNNIFVEICNSRKTGGDMLMAPEAKIDDGLLDVVILNQVSRRRLLSALPKIFTGSHLRMAEVEHFLASKATFRPATAKALTPDGEIIGATPITVSVLPGSLQVFG